The Nitrospira tepida genome includes a window with the following:
- a CDS encoding response regulator yields MAKVLVIDDEPFVLELLKTVLKRKGHQVLLATAAQRGIESFVQESPQVTILDLNLPDMDGISVLKQIRTVNPAAPVIILTGGGTETAQDEARELGVVDFLPKEFSLHRLGDALTRALAQGKQARPA; encoded by the coding sequence ATGGCCAAAGTCCTGGTGATCGATGATGAGCCGTTCGTCCTCGAACTCTTAAAAACAGTGTTGAAACGCAAGGGACATCAGGTCCTCTTAGCCACTGCCGCGCAGCGTGGCATCGAATCGTTCGTCCAGGAGTCGCCGCAGGTGACCATCCTGGATCTCAATCTCCCCGATATGGACGGGATTTCCGTGCTCAAGCAGATTCGGACCGTCAACCCGGCGGCCCCCGTGATCATTCTGACCGGTGGCGGAACGGAAACCGCACAGGATGAGGCGAGGGAACTGGGCGTCGTCGATTTTTTGCCGAAAGAATTCTCTCTGCATCGGCTGGGAGATGCGCTGACTCGCGCATTGGCTCAGGGCAAGCAGGCCAGGCCGGCGTGA
- a CDS encoding hybrid sensor histidine kinase/response regulator, translating into MPLFGAADCELATALLDRHPAKLFVLAGNGSLLYANPAFLLKFGRLVVASAGHGTPEPSPQLQAWWKHVQAQAAQIVAEGASEKTIAPLYLPDGTELAPTVKVFPVRLSTAPLLVGGLIADGDPCRDHVGVHGQGYEWYRRLLDLFPDAIVLVQKGRVVSANREAANLFGAANAEMLVGRSLWDFVHPDYDRSKLDQIRGSLERSEPVGGATVKCLRLDGKGVDVELRAAPSAGTGDEVAQVLLRNLSKQQQLEEQVRQSQKMEAVGKLAGGVAHDFNNMLTVINGHGCLLAEDGTLTEDQRQSVDQILQAGERAAGLTSQLLAFSRRQVLQPKVIDVNQVLQGMMQMLRTLAGDNIELLVRSCPGLGTIRVDPGQLEQVILNLAVNARDAMPEGGRIMIEPGNIDLGPQELGERQLDAAPGRYVQVVVADTGTGIDPGVLSHIFEPFFTTKPKGKGTGLGLSTVYGVVKQSGGLITVASEPGRGTTFTMYFPRIEGPVTSDHTEDHDVSKQRGTEIILVVEDEPAVRALVRDTLRSRGYRVLEANDGMEALLLVSQYRDAIDLLLTDIVMPQMGGRELAEHLRGQSPDLKVMFMSGYTDDEILKHGVVAARVEFLQKPFTPHALANRIRKVLDQPHGIQADLQGQTMEASP; encoded by the coding sequence ATGCCCTTATTTGGCGCCGCCGATTGTGAACTGGCTACGGCCCTGCTGGACCGGCATCCGGCCAAGCTGTTCGTTCTGGCAGGAAACGGGAGCCTGTTGTATGCCAACCCTGCCTTCCTGTTGAAATTCGGGCGACTGGTTGTCGCCAGCGCCGGTCACGGAACGCCGGAACCTTCTCCGCAGCTTCAGGCCTGGTGGAAACATGTCCAGGCGCAGGCTGCGCAGATAGTGGCGGAGGGCGCTTCCGAAAAGACGATCGCCCCTTTGTACCTTCCGGACGGCACCGAGCTCGCTCCGACCGTCAAGGTCTTCCCGGTCCGCCTGTCCACGGCGCCGCTCCTGGTGGGAGGCTTGATCGCCGATGGCGATCCGTGCCGGGATCACGTTGGAGTCCACGGCCAGGGATACGAATGGTACCGGCGTCTGCTGGACCTGTTTCCCGATGCCATCGTGTTAGTGCAGAAAGGGCGTGTCGTCTCCGCCAATCGCGAGGCCGCCAATCTATTCGGCGCGGCGAACGCCGAGATGCTCGTCGGACGATCCCTCTGGGATTTTGTGCATCCCGACTATGATCGAAGCAAGCTCGACCAGATCCGTGGCAGCCTGGAACGGAGCGAACCGGTCGGCGGAGCCACCGTCAAATGCCTTCGCCTGGACGGCAAGGGGGTGGATGTGGAACTGCGGGCCGCCCCCTCGGCTGGCACAGGCGATGAGGTCGCGCAAGTCCTCCTTCGCAATCTCAGCAAGCAACAACAACTGGAAGAGCAAGTCCGGCAATCTCAGAAGATGGAGGCGGTCGGCAAGCTGGCCGGCGGCGTCGCGCACGATTTCAACAACATGCTGACGGTCATCAACGGTCACGGTTGCTTGTTGGCCGAAGACGGCACCTTGACGGAGGACCAGCGCCAGAGCGTCGATCAGATCCTGCAAGCCGGCGAGCGAGCGGCGGGCTTGACCTCGCAACTGCTCGCGTTCAGCCGCCGCCAGGTTCTGCAGCCGAAGGTCATTGACGTGAACCAGGTGCTGCAGGGAATGATGCAGATGTTGCGCACGCTGGCCGGGGATAACATCGAACTGCTTGTCCGTTCCTGTCCCGGCCTCGGGACGATTCGAGTTGATCCCGGCCAGCTTGAGCAGGTGATCCTGAATCTGGCCGTGAACGCGCGCGATGCCATGCCGGAAGGCGGCCGGATCATGATCGAGCCTGGCAACATCGATCTTGGGCCGCAGGAGCTCGGCGAGCGGCAACTCGACGCGGCTCCCGGCCGGTATGTGCAGGTCGTCGTGGCGGATACCGGGACCGGGATCGATCCCGGCGTGCTCTCCCATATCTTCGAGCCGTTTTTCACGACCAAGCCGAAGGGCAAGGGAACCGGATTGGGGCTCTCCACGGTGTACGGCGTCGTCAAGCAAAGCGGCGGGCTCATTACCGTGGCCAGCGAACCGGGGCGGGGGACGACCTTCACCATGTACTTCCCTCGCATTGAAGGACCGGTGACGTCGGACCATACCGAAGATCACGACGTGTCCAAGCAACGGGGGACCGAAATCATTCTCGTGGTCGAGGACGAGCCGGCCGTCCGGGCCCTGGTGCGCGATACGCTTCGATCGCGAGGGTATCGCGTGCTGGAGGCCAATGATGGAATGGAAGCGCTCTTGCTTGTCAGCCAGTATCGGGATGCGATCGATCTGCTTTTGACGGACATCGTGATGCCGCAGATGGGCGGGCGTGAGCTCGCGGAACATCTGCGCGGCCAGTCTCCCGATCTCAAGGTCATGTTCATGTCTGGCTATACGGATGACGAAATTCTCAAACACGGGGTGGTCGCTGCGCGAGTGGAATTCCTGCAGAAGCCCTTTACGCCTCACGCCCTGGCGAATCGGATTCGAAAAGTGCTGGACCAGCCGCATGGGATACAGGCCGACCTACAGGGTCAGACCATGGAAGCAAGTCCATAA
- a CDS encoding c-type cytochrome, with protein MGYVARVLALVAVGMFVSATASVAEEKDPLKPRVPADQLAEAKQMKNPVEATPENIAKGKALFEGKGTCVNCHGKEGKGDGPAGAILNPSPRNFTNCKFHKKRKDGELFWVIKNGSAGTGMVSLVPAAITEEEAWTIINYERSFCKE; from the coding sequence ATGGGGTACGTTGCTAGGGTTCTGGCGTTAGTCGCGGTTGGTATGTTCGTGTCCGCCACGGCGTCTGTGGCGGAAGAAAAGGATCCCTTGAAGCCTCGCGTTCCGGCGGACCAACTGGCCGAGGCCAAGCAGATGAAGAATCCCGTCGAGGCCACGCCGGAGAACATCGCCAAGGGCAAGGCGCTGTTCGAGGGCAAGGGCACCTGCGTGAATTGCCACGGGAAAGAGGGGAAGGGCGACGGACCGGCCGGTGCGATTCTGAATCCCAGCCCGCGCAACTTCACGAACTGCAAGTTCCACAAGAAGCGGAAAGACGGCGAGCTGTTCTGGGTGATCAAGAACGGCAGCGCGGGAACCGGCATGGTGTCCCTGGTCCCGGCTGCGATTACCGAGGAAGAGGCCTGGACGATCATCAACTACGAGCGCAGCTTCTGCAAAGAGTAA